ACGACCTCCCCACTATGGATTACCTTAGGATAAAGCAAATATTTACTAAACTCCGCATTGCCCACGACATAAATAAAGACGCTTAAACTTAGTAGAGCGCAGACACTAGGCACGGTAACCAAGCCATCTAAGCCATCGGTCAGATTAACAGCATTGGTTGTAGAAATAAACACCAACACCCAAAAACCTAGCAGTAAAAAGGGGTGATCTTGGAAAGAGAAAATAGGGTTTTTCAAAAAGGGCACATAGAGGTCTTTTTCTTCCATTAAATGGGAGAGACAATAAGCAATCCCCAAAGACACGGCGAGCAACAAGCCCATTTTGAGGCGTGCGGAAATGCCGGCATTCTTTTTTTGGCGGATTTTGGTGTAATCATCCTGCATGCCAATCGCACCAAAGGCGAGCAAACTAAAAAGAGCTAGTAGCACAAAGGGATTGTCTAACCTCGCTGTTAGTAACGAAGCTACGATAGCTGTGCCTAAAAACACGATGCCCCCCATCGTGGGTGTGTCTTTTTTATTTTGGTGAGGAATGTAGTTAGAAATAGGCTGACTTCTTTTGGTCGCCTTGGCCCAAGTGATGAACTTAGGCATCAAATAGACACAGACAAAAAAGCTAATAAAAAAGGCTAAACCTGCGCGGAAAGTAAGATACTGGAAAATATTCACACCAAAGAAAGTATAGAGATAGTACAACATTGCCAATCTTTAATGAAGTGGGATACTAAATTTTAACATAAGCCCCCTAGCTTTAAGCTTGTAATCTCTTGAGTTCAGGTGTAAAAAAA
This portion of the Helicobacter felis ATCC 49179 genome encodes:
- the mraY gene encoding phospho-N-acetylmuramoyl-pentapeptide-transferase is translated as MLYYLYTFFGVNIFQYLTFRAGLAFFISFFVCVYLMPKFITWAKATKRSQPISNYIPHQNKKDTPTMGGIVFLGTAIVASLLTARLDNPFVLLALFSLLAFGAIGMQDDYTKIRQKKNAGISARLKMGLLLAVSLGIAYCLSHLMEEKDLYVPFLKNPIFSFQDHPFLLLGFWVLVFISTTNAVNLTDGLDGLVTVPSVCALLSLSVFIYVVGNAEFSKYLLYPKVIHSGEVVVVSSALMGALLGFLWFNAFPAEVFMGDSGSLGIGGFIAYMAIITNNEILLFLIGLVFVLEATSVILQIGSYKVRKKRIFRMAPLHHHFESKGWPENKIILRFWIVAILSNLVALLSLKVR